The genomic stretch CTTAGAAAGCTCATGCTTGAAGAAGCAAACAAAAAAAACACACATCTCGCCATGAAAGTTTAGTGCCTGTCCCTTAAAGGACAAGCACTGCTAGAAGGACGCGTATTTTTTAAAAGGCCATCTATTGCCTCTTGTAGGGCTGCCTTATAACCTTTATAACCATTTTGAAAGTCTTCGGGTGTCAATGAATAAGAAACATCAGGTGTGACGCCTAAATTTTCAATCGGAGTCCCGTCTGTATGTCTCTCTAAAAGAGATGCTGTATAAGAATAGCCTGCTATTCCAAGCCTATTCGGATGACCGCCCCCGAGAACTGTGCCTCCAGCTCCAGCCGTTCGTGTACCAAAGATAAGAGCTCTTTGATTGTCTTGCAAAATGCAAGGAAAACTATCCCCACAGGAAATATCAAATTCGTTGACTAACACAACCATGGGCTTATCATAAGTGACAAATGGACTTGGCGCAATCGTATTCACAAGAAGATGCACGGGAGAAGTGACATATTTACCTTCTTCCCATTCACTTAAAACAAATTGAAAATACTGAATCACCGATTGCACTAACTCAAAAGAGACAGCATAACCATGCAAGCTAGGCCCGCAGACGTCTATCGCTTCTTCGTCATTTGTAATTTCTTTCAACGTATCTAATGTTTCTAATGCCTCCATCACTTCTTCTTGCGTAATGGCCATTTTATATTTGGGCAATTCAAGGGGTTGATCAGTTAAAAGACTCAATAATCCATATGAGTAAAAAACAGATCCCCCTGGATTGTTAACCTGATCGACCACTAAAGCTTGAGTACGAGGGTTAAAATAGTCAATCAATTTCGCAAATTCCACCACTTCATCATCCGTTCCATCATATGTCGCAATTCTGATATATCCAATTCTTTGTCGGCTAGGAGTTTCACAAATATAAGCATGGAAAGGACTATCTGGAGGGGATTGCCAAACGATGGATCCTAAAGGAGGGACAAAACTTTTGCGCGCCCCTAAATTATGGACATCTTCCACCACGCGGCTTTCCGGCTGGTTGAATTTGGCATACAAAGGGGTTAGCATCATTTTTTTATAATAGGGACGTTGAAAAAAAGGTTGTTTCTCAGAAATCCCACGTGCCACTAAAGAAGGCAAAGGAATTTCTTTTACTTGCTCTGGATGATATGTCCATGTTAAGACATACGATTTTTGCTCGCCTGTTTTTTTATGAATGAGGTCGACTTCCACATTGCCTTGAGGAACATCTTCTGCAAACATTCCTGCGCGTAAGGTTAAAGAACGTTCAGCAAATCTTTGATCCGTTTTTTCATTATGTCGATCATGCTCTGATCTGCGAAGATTTTGAACGAATTCATGGATATCTTGCCCGTCAAATGCGATGACCTCATCTCCGATAGACCAATCCAGACACTCTTCGGGAAGTTTTTCCTCATTGATCCATGTGATAAAATAGCGCCCCTCTGCGCCTTGCAAATGAAATGGTAAAGAAGCCATTTCTGTTGAATAAAACGAGACATTCACATGGTAGTCAGCGGCCGAAGTAAAAAGTTTATTCAAGATTTTATGGTAATCTTTCAATGTTGGAGAAGAAAGGGATGTGATTTCCGCTTCGGCATTATCAAATTGTTGGTTAAGATTCCACCCAAATTGAAGCAATTTCCAATCCGCAGGAACGTATTTGATCTGGAAATTTTTCCGAATAAAATGGAGATCTTCAACCATTTCCTGACGCAAAAGTGAATCTGAGGCCAAAAGTGCATGACAACTAAAAAAAACAACAACTAAATATAGATTAATAACGTATTTAATATTCATATGACCTGAGTATGATTAGACAACTTTCCCATATCGAAAGAGGTCTATTGATAAAAATAGAGCAAACCTTAAAAATAAATAAGTATATAAAACGTTTTTTGTTTCTGTCAATGTTACAACGCTTTTTTTCGAAAAATATTTTACACTTACTGAGGAATGGTAACGATGACAAACTTTTTTCTGCAGCAATTGCTTGAAAATCCTGATAGCCTTCCACACCATGGAATTTGCCTTCCCATTTTCTCTTTACACTCCAAAAACAGCGGTGGCATTGGAGAATACACAGATCTTTTACCTCTCATTGGATGGTGTAAAAGTCTAGGATTTAACATCATTCAGTTACTTCCCATTAACGATACGGGATTAGAAACCAGCCCATATAGCGCGTTATCCGCATTTGCTTTAAATCCTCTGCATTTGGGACTCAAACAACTCCCTTTTTTCCACGATTTCCCCAAATTGATTCCATTGCTTTCTAAGCTGCAGGCTTTCAATCAAAATCAACGAATTCCGTACAAAGAAATTCATGAACATCGGAATGTTTTTTTGCGACAATACTTTCAGCTTGCCGGCCCCACTCTTCTAGAAGCAGCCGAGTTCCTTGAATTTAGAAAACAAAATCCTTGGGTGGACAAGTATGCCTTATTTAAAGCTTTAAAAATCCAAAGAAACTGGGAATCCTGGGATTTATGGCCTGAAAAACTCCGTTTCCCGACAGAAGAATATCTCAGCGAACTGCTTGTAGACATGCAGGATGAAATTTCCTATCACGTTCTTTTGCAATTTCTTTGTTTTGCCCAAATGGAAACTGTCAAAAAAGAAGCTGAAGCTCAAGGTCTCTTTTTAAAAGGAGATATTCCCATTTTAATTAACTCGCAAAGCGCGGACGTGTGGTTAAATCGATCCCTTTTCTATACACATTTGACAGCGGGAGCTCCACCGGATCAGTATAGTGACGTGGGACAAAATTGGGGCTTTCCTCTCTATAACTGGGATAAAAATGCCGAGACGGACTACGCGTGGTGGAAAAAACGTTTAGAAATTGCCTCCCATTTTTATCACTTTTATCGAATCGATCACGTGGTCGGATTTTATCGCATATGGGGTATCCCTTTTAATGTTCCTGCTAAAGAAGGAAAATTTTTTCCTGAAGATCGCTCCACCTGGATTCCTCATGGGGAAAAAATTCTTCAAATGATGTTAGATAATTGCCCCATGTTGCCAATTGGAGAGGATCTTGGTATGATTCCTCCCGAAGTGCGTGTGAACCTTCGCAAACTAGGTATATGCGGGACTAAAGTGATGCGCTGGGAAAGGATGTGGAATGAAGATCGTCGTTTTATTAAATACCAAGATTATATTTTGGAAAGCTTAACGACCATCTCTACACATGACTCTGAAACGCTTCAATTATGGTGGCGAAATAATCCTGCCGAAGCGCAGGACTTTTGCAATTTTAAAGGATGGGCTTATGAGCCAATCCTTTCACCTGCTCGCCATCAAGAAATTTTGAATGATAGTCATCATACGCATAGTGTTTTTCACATCAATCTCCTTCAGGAATATTTGGCCGTTATCCCAGGCTTAACATGGCCTGACTTAGAGGATGAGCGAATCAATATCCCGGGGGTTGTGTTGGACAGGAATTGGAGCTATCGTTTCAAACCTAGCGTGGAAGAATTGATTCAACATGCAGAGCTCACCCATCTCATGAAAACTTTAACGGCTTAGAACGATGACACGCATTTTTTTATTTTTAGCATTATTTTGCTTAAGCTTATGCATGGCGGCATCCCCCCTCAAAATCCGCGCCTTGTTTCGCAGCTTGGATCCGAAGTCAATTACCCAGCATTTAGCTTTGTATGAACTCTACCCCGATTCAGTCGAAGGGCAACTCGCACTAAAAAAAGCGTGGGAGCTTTTAGAGGGATCTCCCCATTCTTCCACGCCAGCTCCTCTCTCATCTATCGATCCCTCCATCATTCATGCGCTTATCGGACTCGTCAATAAGCAAGCGGATGAAACGGCCCCTCAACTATCTCTGCAAGAACTTCAACTCATAGACAGGCTAGCCTCCAAG from Parachlamydia acanthamoebae encodes the following:
- a CDS encoding protease-like activity factor CPAF, with protein sequence MNIKYVINLYLVVVFFSCHALLASDSLLRQEMVEDLHFIRKNFQIKYVPADWKLLQFGWNLNQQFDNAEAEITSLSSPTLKDYHKILNKLFTSAADYHVNVSFYSTEMASLPFHLQGAEGRYFITWINEEKLPEECLDWSIGDEVIAFDGQDIHEFVQNLRRSEHDRHNEKTDQRFAERSLTLRAGMFAEDVPQGNVEVDLIHKKTGEQKSYVLTWTYHPEQVKEIPLPSLVARGISEKQPFFQRPYYKKMMLTPLYAKFNQPESRVVEDVHNLGARKSFVPPLGSIVWQSPPDSPFHAYICETPSRQRIGYIRIATYDGTDDEVVEFAKLIDYFNPRTQALVVDQVNNPGGSVFYSYGLLSLLTDQPLELPKYKMAITQEEVMEALETLDTLKEITNDEEAIDVCGPSLHGYAVSFELVQSVIQYFQFVLSEWEEGKYVTSPVHLLVNTIAPSPFVTYDKPMVVLVNEFDISCGDSFPCILQDNQRALIFGTRTAGAGGTVLGGGHPNRLGIAGYSYTASLLERHTDGTPIENLGVTPDVSYSLTPEDFQNGYKGYKAALQEAIDGLLKNTRPSSSACPLRDRH
- a CDS encoding 4-alpha-glucanotransferase, which encodes MTNFFLQQLLENPDSLPHHGICLPIFSLHSKNSGGIGEYTDLLPLIGWCKSLGFNIIQLLPINDTGLETSPYSALSAFALNPLHLGLKQLPFFHDFPKLIPLLSKLQAFNQNQRIPYKEIHEHRNVFLRQYFQLAGPTLLEAAEFLEFRKQNPWVDKYALFKALKIQRNWESWDLWPEKLRFPTEEYLSELLVDMQDEISYHVLLQFLCFAQMETVKKEAEAQGLFLKGDIPILINSQSADVWLNRSLFYTHLTAGAPPDQYSDVGQNWGFPLYNWDKNAETDYAWWKKRLEIASHFYHFYRIDHVVGFYRIWGIPFNVPAKEGKFFPEDRSTWIPHGEKILQMMLDNCPMLPIGEDLGMIPPEVRVNLRKLGICGTKVMRWERMWNEDRRFIKYQDYILESLTTISTHDSETLQLWWRNNPAEAQDFCNFKGWAYEPILSPARHQEILNDSHHTHSVFHINLLQEYLAVIPGLTWPDLEDERINIPGVVLDRNWSYRFKPSVEELIQHAELTHLMKTLTA